The Streptomyces cathayae DNA segment GGACCTGCGGTCGGTTCGAGCGCTTTTCCCATGAGGCTCACCAGGCTGAGCAGGTCGTCGGTGTCAAGCCGGGCGAAGGGGCTCAGGGCCAGTGTTGCCTCGATCACCGCGGACCGTACCCGCCGGCCGTTTTCCGTGAGCGCCACGACGCGAGAACGGCGGTCGGCGGGGTCGGCGGAACGTTCGACGAGTCCCCGATCGGTGAGCTGATTCATGACGAAGCTGAGGTTGGGTGCGTTGCAGTACAGCCGACCGGCCAATTCCTTCATCGAGGGCGGTGCCTCGGTCGGTTCGATCGCCCAGAGTGCCTGAGCAGTTGCGTGTGTCAGACCGTGCTCAGCCAGGACGGCGTCGATCCGGTCGCTGGTCTGCATGAAGATTTCGTGGTTTGCCACCACCGCTGCCTCAAGGGAACTTCGGGTCATGGTCTCATCCTAGCCTTTTCACTTCGAGTCTCGAAGTGTTATTTTGATTCGAGACTCGAAGTATCTGCCCTCCCTCCCGCTGTGGACACGAGGCGTCGTCGGAGCGGGACGCTCCCCGGTCCCGTCTCCCCGAGACCTGTCCGCTCGGACGCGGCCCGGCGCCCAGCCGAACAGGAAGCACTCACGCATGCACGACTACACGAACACCACCGCCGTGGTCACCGGCGCTTCGAAGGGGCTGGGGGAGGCTTACGCACTGGAACTCGCCTCCCGAGGCGCACACCTCATCCTTGTCGCCCGCTCGGCCGACGCACTCCACACCCTTGCCGGGCAGATCCGGAAGGTGTACTCCGTCCGCGTCGATGTGATCGCCGCGGACCTGTCGGACCGGCGGCCCCCACAGACGGTGGTCGACGCCATCGAGGAACTCGGCCTGGACGTAGACCTCCTGGTCAACAACGCCGGGATGGGGTCGGTGGGGCCCTTCCTCGACCGCCCCCTCGAACCCAACCTTCAGTCCGTCGACGTGAACGTCACCGCACTGATCGGCCTGGCCCACCCCCTGGGCACCGGCATGGTCGAACGCGGCTGCGGCGGCATCGTCAACGTCGCCTCCACCGCCGCGTTCCAGCCCATGCCGTACCAGGCCAGTTACGCCGCCACCAAGGCATTCGTGCTCTCGTTCACCGAGGCGCTCGCCGAGGAGGCCCGCAATACCGGCGTACGCGTGATGGCGGCCCACCCGGGAGCCACCGACACAGGATTCTTCGACCGTACGACCGCGTCCATGGACCCGAAGACCACGGACACCCCAGCCGGCGTCGCTGCCAAAACACTCGACGACTTCGCACGCGGCCGGTCCGTCTCCTTCCCCGGACGCACCTCCAACCGCGCCGGAACCTGGGCGTCGCGCCTGCTTCCCCGGACCACAGTCGCCCGCATCACCGGCAACCTCAACCGCAAGGCCGGATACGACGACGTCAGCGACCTCGACCCCGCCACTTCGTGACGCCAGAACCTGCGGCACAAGACGAACAACCGCACCGACAGCCCTACCGAGGCCGCCCGGAGCCGATGCCATGGGAGAAGAGATGACCACACTGAACGAGCCGCTGCACCTGAGCAACGGCGCTCCGCTGCCCAACAGGATCGCGAAGGCCGCGATGGAAGAGTTGCTCGCAGCGCCAGGGCAGCTGCCAGGTGACGAACTCCTCACGCTCTACCGCCGTTGGGCCGCGGGAGGTGCCGGGCTCCTGATCACCGGACACGTCATGATCGACCGCAGAGCGGTCGCCCAGCCCGGCGACGTCGTCCTGGAACAGGACACGCCGCTGGAGCCGTTCCAGCGCTGGGCGGCGGCCGGTAAACCGGCAGGCGGGCAGATCTGGATGCAGATCAACCACCCCGGGCGCGTCATCCCGAAAGATCTCGCCGCCACCACCCGGGCCCCCTCTGCGGTGCCGATCGACGTCGGCGGCTTGTCCAGCATGTACCCGATACCCCAGCCGATGACCGCGCAGGAGATCGATGAGACGGTGGCTCGCTTCGCCGTGACCGCGCAGCGGGCCCAACAGGCCGGCTTCGACGGAGTCGAGATCCACGCCGCCCACGGCTATCTCCTCTCCCAGTTCCTCTCGCCCCTGGTGAACCGGCGCGACGACCGCTGGGGCGGCAGCCTGCACAACCGCGCCCGCCTGCTGCTCGATGTCGTGGGCGCGGTCCGCGAGCGCGTCGGCACGGGCTTCGCAGTGGGAGTGAAACTGAACTCGGCGGACTTCCAGCGCGGCGGATTCGACACCGGCGACGCACGTGACGTGATCAAGATGCTCGCCGATGTGGGGACCGACCTGGTCGAGTTGTCCGGCGGCAGCATCGAGAGCCTGGCCACGGCGGGCTCCCCCGCGGACGGCCGCACCCTTGCCCGCGAGGCGTACTTCCTTGAACTCGCCGAGCAGCTCGTCGCCACCTCGCCGCTGCCACTGCTGCTGACCGGAGGGATCCGGCGACGCGCCGTCGCCCAACAGGTGATCGACTCCGGAGTCGCCATGGCAGGCGTAGCCACGGCGCTGGCAATCGACCCCACTCTGCCAAGGCAGTGGCTTGCCGGTGGCGATGCGCAGGTCCGCCCGCCCCGCACCCGCTTCCGCAACAAAACGCTGGCAGCCGCAGCCGTCCAGGCTGTCACGTCGCGGCAGCTCGCCCGCCTCGGTGCGGGCAAGCCGTCGAAGAAACGCTACTCTCCGGCCGTCGCCCTCCTCCTCGAACGACTCGTCCGGGCCCGGCGCCGACGCAGTTATCTGAAATGGCATACGGCCGCCTGAAGCCGTGCCGGATCGAGTCGGCCTGAACTGCTGCCGATCGACCTGTGGCCGTCCGGCTGGTCGTCGACCTCGGAGGCGGTGCAGCGTTACGGAATGCCAGCCGCGCCGCTGGGGGTGGTGTCCGAGTTGAGGGTGTCGCTCAGGGGCGCCGGAAGCCCCGGAGATCGGGTCCTCCGGCACCCCTGGCGTCGGGGGAGGGCGGCCGGGCTGCGGGGTTCGTGGCAGCCGTCAGGCGTTGAGTTCCTCGAGTGTTCTGCCCTTGGTCTCCACCGCGAAGCAGGCGACGATCGCGCCCACCGCGGCGACGCCCGCCAGTTGGACGAAGATGACGTCGAGGCTTGCTCCGGAGGCGATGATCGCGCCGACCGTGATCGGGCCGAGGATCACACCGAGGCGGTTCCACACACCGCCGAACGCGGCGCCCTTGGCGCGGTTGCGCGTCGGGTACAGCTCCGGTGAGTAGAGGTAGAGCGAGGCGTTGATGACGAAGATGAAGAAGGTGGCGCAGGAGGCGAAGAGCGCGACCTGGCCGCCGGAGGTGGCGCCGGCCACCGCGAGCGCGGCCAGCGCGGCCGCGGTGCCGAGCAGTGCGGTGAGCAGCAGCGGCTTGCGGCCGATGCGGTCGACCACCAGCGCGGCGATCACTGTGCCCAGCAGGCCGGTGGCGTTGCTGATCAGGGAGTAGGTCAGCGCGGTGGTGAGGTCCAGCCCGAACTGCTTGGTGTAGAGCGACGGCAGCCAGGTGATGATGCCGTGGTTCACGTAGTAGGCCGTGAACCACAGGGTCGACAGGATGACGGTGCGCCGCAGATAGCGGCCCTGGAAGATCTCGCGCAGGCGGCCGCGGGACTCCTCGGCCGGGATGTCCGGGGAGGGCCGGGGCAGCGGCTCCTCGACCGAGGCCCGGACCTCGGCCTCGATCCTGGTGATGACCTCCTCGGCTTCCTCCAGGCGTCCCTGGGAGGCCAGCCAGCGGGGCGACTCGGGCACCTTGCGGACCAGGAGCAGCGCCAGCAGCACCGGCAGGCCGCCGATCAGGAACATCGCCTGCCAGCCGAGGCGGGGGACGACCCAGACGGCGGTCAGGGAGGCCACCGAGAGACCGGCGGGGAAGATCAACTCGTAGAGCAGCACCAGCTTGCCGCGGTTGTCGGAGCGAGCGATCTCGTTGATGTAGGTGGCGGCGATGGGCACCACGCCGCCGATGCCTATGCCCTGGACGAAGCGGAAGCCGGCGAACATCCCGATGTCGGCCGAGCCGGCCACCAGGATGCTGGCGAGGCCGGTGATCAGCACGCCGAGGGCGACGGTGCGCACCCGGCCGATCCTGTCGCCGAGCCAGCCGGCGCCGAACGCGCCGAACAGCATGCCGACCGAGGCGGCGGTGACGGCGAAGGTCGCCTGGCCGGTGGTCAGGTTCCACTGCTCGGTCAGGACGGGCAGCGCGGAGGCGGCGAGCAGGAGGTCGAACCCCTCGAAGAAGGTGACGGCGCCGATCAGGAAGCGGACCTTGACGTGCCACCGCGAGTGCGGCAGCCGTTCGAGTCTCGCGGCGACGGAGCTTAAACCCGGGTTTTGTTCTGTGGCCACGGTCGACATGGGAATCCTTCTGCGCGCAGTGCGGGAGCCGGCGGAGTTGCCGTGACCCCGGGAGGCGTTGTCCGAGTGGCTGACAACTTAGCGCTCGGCCTCGACGCGTCAGCGGGGTCCGGCCGCATCGGCGGAAGGCCCCGGAGGTTCCGGGCAGGGGCCCGGTACGGGTGTCCTGCGGGGGATCTCCGGGGCCTTCGCGCGGGGGAGTTCTTTGTGCTGTGAGGGACGGTCCGGTTACGGGAGGGCCAGCATGCGTTCCAGGGCCAGCTTGGCGTACTCCTCGGTCTCCTTGTCCACCTCGATGCGGTTGACCAGGTTGCCCTCGGCGAGGGACTCCAGGGCCCAGACCAGGTGGGGGAGGTCGATGCGGTTCATGGTGGAGCAGAAGCAGACCGCCTTGTCGAGGAAGACGACCTCCTTGCCCTCGGGGGCGAAACGGTTCGCCAGGCGGCGGACCAGGTTCAGCTCCGTGCCGATGGCCCACTTGGAGCCGGCCGGGGCCGCCTCCAGCGCCTTGATGATGTACTCGGTCGACCCGACGTAATCCGCCGCGGCCACGACCTCGTGCCGGCACTCGGGGTGGACCAGGACGTTGATGCCCGGGATGCGCTCGCGCACGTCGTTGACCGAGTCCAGGCTGAAGCGGCCGTGCACCGAGCAGTGGCCCCGCCACAGGATCATCTTCGCGGCCCGCAGCTCGTCCGCCGTCAGCCCGCCGTTCGGCTTGTGCGGGTTGTAGACGACGCAGTCCTCCAGGGACATCCCCATGTCCCGCACCGCGGTGTTGCGGCCGAGGTGCTGGTCCGGGAGGAAGAGGACCTGCTCCCCCTGCTCGAAGGCCCAGTCGAGGGCGCGCTTGGCGTTGGAGGAGGTGCAGATGGTGCCGCCGTGCCTGCCGGTGAAGGCCTTGATGTCGGCGGAGGAGTTCATGTAGGAGACGGGCACGACCCGGTCGGCTATGCCGGCCTCGGTCAGCACGTCCCAGCACTCCGCGACCTGCTCGGCGGTGGCCATGTCCGCCATGGAGCAGCCGGCCGCGAGGTCAGGCAGGACGACCTTCTGGTCGTCGCCGGTGAGGATGTCGGCGGACTCGGCCATGAAGTGCACGCCGCAGAACACGATGTACTCGGCCTGCGGGCGCGCGGCGGCCTCCCGCGCCAGCTTGAACGAGTCGCCCGTGACGTCGGCGAACTGGATGACCTCGTCGCGCTGGTAGTGGTGGCCGAGCACGAAGACCTTGTCGCCGAGCTTCTCCTTGGCGGCGCGGGCGCGTTCCACCAGGTCCGGGTCGGACGGCGAGGGCAGGTCGCCGGGACACTCCACACCGCGCTCGCTCCTCGGGTCGGCCTCTCGGCCGAGGAGCAGCAGGGCGAGGGGCGTCGGCTGTACGTCGAGCTCCTGGGTCTGGGCGGTGGTCACGACACGCACCCTTTCTGTTCTGCGGCTCGCCAGGCCCGTTCGGCACGGACCCGGCGGGACAAGCGGGACACCGGTTCGACGACTTCTCGTCGAATTGACACTATCTATCATATCCGGTTCACGTCACTTTGACGACGGCGATAGCGTCCATGTGACGTGAATCCCGGTGCCCCGCCGTTCATTCCCGGCGCCCCGCCGGGAACGGTCCGGAACGATTCCGAAGGGGGCCGCATGGACCGTTTTCCGCCCGCCGGGGCGTGTGCGAGCATGAAGGCGGAGCCGAGAGAACAAGTTCCCGGCCCGGAATGAATCCGCGGCCCCGCCGGTTGCAACCGTCGGCAAGCAGTCTCCGTACAACCCGGGAGAGATGTAGATGTCCGTATCGGACGAGACCACCACCGCCACCGACGGCATCATCGTGACCGACGCCGCCGCGGCGAAGGTCAAGGCGCTGCTCGACCAGGAAGGCCGTGACGACCTCGCCCTGCGCGTCGCCGTCCAGCCCGGCGGCTGCTCCGGCCTGCGCTACCAGCTCTTCTTCGACGAGCGTTCCCTCGACGGCGACGTGGAGAAGGACTTCGACGGGGTGAAGGTCGTCACCGACCGGATGAGTGCCCCGTACCTGGGCGGCGCCACCATCGACTTCGTCGACACCATCGAGAAGCAGGGCTTCACCATCGACAACCCGAACGCCACCGGCTCCTGCGCCTGCGGCGACTCCTTCAGCTGAACCGGACCCTTCCTGTTCGGGGCTCCTCCCGGACGGAACGGCGCGGCACATGACGAAGGCGGCGGCC contains these protein-coding regions:
- a CDS encoding NADH:flavin oxidoreductase/NADH oxidase family protein — its product is MTTLNEPLHLSNGAPLPNRIAKAAMEELLAAPGQLPGDELLTLYRRWAAGGAGLLITGHVMIDRRAVAQPGDVVLEQDTPLEPFQRWAAAGKPAGGQIWMQINHPGRVIPKDLAATTRAPSAVPIDVGGLSSMYPIPQPMTAQEIDETVARFAVTAQRAQQAGFDGVEIHAAHGYLLSQFLSPLVNRRDDRWGGSLHNRARLLLDVVGAVRERVGTGFAVGVKLNSADFQRGGFDTGDARDVIKMLADVGTDLVELSGGSIESLATAGSPADGRTLAREAYFLELAEQLVATSPLPLLLTGGIRRRAVAQQVIDSGVAMAGVATALAIDPTLPRQWLAGGDAQVRPPRTRFRNKTLAAAAVQAVTSRQLARLGAGKPSKKRYSPAVALLLERLVRARRRRSYLKWHTAA
- a CDS encoding HesB/IscA family protein codes for the protein MSVSDETTTATDGIIVTDAAAAKVKALLDQEGRDDLALRVAVQPGGCSGLRYQLFFDERSLDGDVEKDFDGVKVVTDRMSAPYLGGATIDFVDTIEKQGFTIDNPNATGSCACGDSFS
- a CDS encoding MarR family winged helix-turn-helix transcriptional regulator — its product is MTRSSLEAAVVANHEIFMQTSDRIDAVLAEHGLTHATAQALWAIEPTEAPPSMKELAGRLYCNAPNLSFVMNQLTDRGLVERSADPADRRSRVVALTENGRRVRSAVIEATLALSPFARLDTDDLLSLVSLMGKALEPTAGPA
- the nadA gene encoding quinolinate synthase NadA, whose amino-acid sequence is MTTAQTQELDVQPTPLALLLLGREADPRSERGVECPGDLPSPSDPDLVERARAAKEKLGDKVFVLGHHYQRDEVIQFADVTGDSFKLAREAAARPQAEYIVFCGVHFMAESADILTGDDQKVVLPDLAAGCSMADMATAEQVAECWDVLTEAGIADRVVPVSYMNSSADIKAFTGRHGGTICTSSNAKRALDWAFEQGEQVLFLPDQHLGRNTAVRDMGMSLEDCVVYNPHKPNGGLTADELRAAKMILWRGHCSVHGRFSLDSVNDVRERIPGINVLVHPECRHEVVAAADYVGSTEYIIKALEAAPAGSKWAIGTELNLVRRLANRFAPEGKEVVFLDKAVCFCSTMNRIDLPHLVWALESLAEGNLVNRIEVDKETEEYAKLALERMLALP
- a CDS encoding MFS transporter — its product is MSTVATEQNPGLSSVAARLERLPHSRWHVKVRFLIGAVTFFEGFDLLLAASALPVLTEQWNLTTGQATFAVTAASVGMLFGAFGAGWLGDRIGRVRTVALGVLITGLASILVAGSADIGMFAGFRFVQGIGIGGVVPIAATYINEIARSDNRGKLVLLYELIFPAGLSVASLTAVWVVPRLGWQAMFLIGGLPVLLALLLVRKVPESPRWLASQGRLEEAEEVITRIEAEVRASVEEPLPRPSPDIPAEESRGRLREIFQGRYLRRTVILSTLWFTAYYVNHGIITWLPSLYTKQFGLDLTTALTYSLISNATGLLGTVIAALVVDRIGRKPLLLTALLGTAAALAALAVAGATSGGQVALFASCATFFIFVINASLYLYSPELYPTRNRAKGAAFGGVWNRLGVILGPITVGAIIASGASLDVIFVQLAGVAAVGAIVACFAVETKGRTLEELNA
- a CDS encoding SDR family NAD(P)-dependent oxidoreductase translates to MHDYTNTTAVVTGASKGLGEAYALELASRGAHLILVARSADALHTLAGQIRKVYSVRVDVIAADLSDRRPPQTVVDAIEELGLDVDLLVNNAGMGSVGPFLDRPLEPNLQSVDVNVTALIGLAHPLGTGMVERGCGGIVNVASTAAFQPMPYQASYAATKAFVLSFTEALAEEARNTGVRVMAAHPGATDTGFFDRTTASMDPKTTDTPAGVAAKTLDDFARGRSVSFPGRTSNRAGTWASRLLPRTTVARITGNLNRKAGYDDVSDLDPATS